In Bradyrhizobium guangxiense, the following are encoded in one genomic region:
- the pyrH gene encoding UMP kinase, whose amino-acid sequence MTDPVYRRVVIKLSGEYLAGQQGFGIDQPTVDRVADDLIAARHLGTEVAVVIGGGNMVRGVEVSSRGVSRTTGDTMGMLATMMNCLALEAAIERKGTPARTLSAFVMPEISELFTRTAAHKYLAEGRIVLLGGGTGNPFFTTDTTAVLRAAEIGAQAVLKATNVDGVYSADPKTDPGATRFDRLTHSQAIEGGYKVMDATAFALARETSLPIIVFSIAEPGSIGAILRGVGHGTIVAG is encoded by the coding sequence ATGACTGATCCGGTCTATCGTCGCGTCGTGATCAAGCTGTCCGGCGAATATCTCGCGGGACAGCAGGGGTTTGGCATTGATCAGCCGACCGTCGACCGGGTTGCGGACGATCTGATCGCCGCCCGTCATCTCGGCACCGAGGTTGCGGTCGTGATCGGCGGCGGCAACATGGTCCGCGGCGTCGAGGTCTCCTCCCGCGGGGTCTCGCGCACCACCGGCGACACCATGGGCATGCTCGCCACCATGATGAACTGCCTCGCGCTGGAAGCGGCGATCGAGCGCAAGGGTACGCCGGCGCGTACGCTGTCGGCCTTCGTTATGCCCGAGATTTCCGAGCTGTTCACCCGCACTGCGGCGCACAAATATCTCGCCGAAGGCCGGATCGTGCTGCTCGGCGGCGGCACCGGCAATCCGTTCTTCACCACCGATACGACCGCGGTGCTGCGCGCCGCGGAGATCGGCGCTCAGGCGGTCCTGAAGGCGACCAATGTCGATGGCGTCTACTCGGCCGACCCGAAGACGGATCCGGGCGCGACCCGTTTCGACCGGTTGACGCATTCGCAGGCGATCGAGGGCGGCTACAAGGTGATGGATGCGACCGCCTTCGCGCTTGCCCGCGAGACGTCGCTGCCTATCATCGTGTTCTCGATCGCGGAGCCGGGCTCGATCGGTGCGATTCTGCGTGGCGTCGGCCACGGAACCATCGTCGCCGGCTGA
- a CDS encoding 30S ribosomal protein S2, with the protein MALPDFTMRQLLEAGVHFGHQSHRWNPKMAPFIFGTRNNIHIVDLAQTVPMLHQALQAVSDTVAKGGRILFVGTKRQAQDGVADAAKRCAQYFVNSRWLGGTLTNWKTISASIKRLRHLDDVLSGGEANSYTKKERLTLQRERDKLDRSLGGIKDMGGLPDLIFVIDTNKEDIAIQEAQRLNIPVAAIVDTNSDPKGITYVVPGNDDAGRAISLYCDLIARAAIDGISRAQGDSGIDIGASVRPAAEELPAPSSSGFQGLAGPRGTADDLKKLPGVSGAIEKKFNDLGIFHYWQLAELDHDTAHTIGEEVGLPSRADAWVAKAKALTAEAE; encoded by the coding sequence ATGGCGCTACCCGATTTCACCATGCGTCAGCTGCTCGAAGCTGGCGTGCACTTTGGTCACCAGTCTCACCGCTGGAATCCGAAAATGGCTCCGTTCATTTTCGGCACCCGCAACAACATCCACATCGTCGACCTCGCCCAGACCGTCCCGATGCTGCACCAGGCCCTCCAGGCCGTCAGCGACACGGTGGCCAAGGGCGGTCGCATCCTGTTCGTCGGCACCAAGCGCCAGGCGCAGGACGGCGTTGCCGATGCGGCCAAGCGCTGCGCGCAGTATTTCGTCAATTCGCGCTGGCTCGGCGGCACGCTGACCAACTGGAAGACGATCTCGGCCTCGATCAAGCGCCTGCGTCACCTCGACGACGTGCTGTCGGGCGGCGAAGCCAATTCCTACACGAAGAAGGAGCGCCTGACGCTTCAGCGCGAGCGCGACAAGCTCGACCGTTCGCTCGGCGGCATCAAGGACATGGGCGGTCTGCCCGACCTCATCTTCGTGATCGACACCAACAAGGAAGACATCGCGATCCAGGAGGCTCAGCGGCTCAACATCCCGGTCGCCGCGATCGTCGACACCAATTCGGACCCGAAGGGCATTACCTATGTGGTGCCGGGCAATGACGACGCCGGCCGCGCCATTTCGCTGTACTGCGACCTGATTGCGCGTGCGGCGATCGACGGCATCTCGCGCGCCCAGGGCGATTCGGGCATCGACATCGGCGCCTCGGTTCGTCCGGCCGCCGAAGAGCTGCCGGCTCCGTCGTCAAGCGGCTTCCAGGGCCTTGCAGGTCCGCGCGGCACCGCCGACGACCTCAAGAAGCTCCCGGGCGTGTCGGGTGCGATCGAGAAGAAGTTCAACGACCTCGGCATCTTCCACTACTGGCAGCTCGCCGAGCTCGACCACGACACCGCGCACACGATCGGCGAAGAAGTCGGTCTTCCGAGCCGCGCGGATGCCTGGGTCGCCAAGGCCAAGGCGCTGACCGCGGAAGCGGAATAG
- a CDS encoding caspase family protein, with translation MRGTFRVFICLLLPIVVLAGGAPDAARAQQPEKRIALVVGNGAYAKSPLATTANDAGLIAQTLQAAGFDVVGARDLDGDTLRKSFRDFIQKAQASGPGTVAMIYLAGYGVQLAGENYFIPVDSNITRDTDIPTEALRIGDYVRQLAAIPLKANIVVLDAARAQPFIEGGQPIASGLALVEPEPNMLIAFNAAPGTVAPEEPGPYGIYAQSLAEMIRTGGLPLPEVFDRVRLRVNEASKGAQVPWNEQKISAPFSFFERGPDAPPPAAAPDQVAAIRNKPIRDLGVQDAYAAALERDTLPAYEEFLAAYPNDPLAKRVMAIVAARREAITWRRTYRTDTPEAYWSYLRRYPRGPHAADARRRLAILTAPVEPPPSFAMIDYDVPPPPPEEVVYVDRPVLYFSDPDFGFAAPPPPPVYYLPPPPPDFVVLPPPLPVVGLFVLPQPVFVPIPVFVRPPVYVAPPPNNIIYQNIHNTTVINTVINQPPAPAPGVGPGAGPAALAPAIAGRANPVAPAVPQAVAQRAALIQQGKAPMPPSATIQPTARTATPPTTPTAVAPTAAPTIAPQTRLPQANTLPVPGAQGGPPTPAPGAGNLPGGRPAPTATAPTSSPTHPGAPTTASPAAPPPARPNTPTAAAPATVAPNATNPAAATGQPSKLPAAQTPPGTAPADRAKSAVREPAGAPPPAVAGKPGTVPGAVPGAAGRPVPPPPSAAREPIRPQNQPPGAPAQATRPSAPPARPQAVARPTPPPPPAAIARPAPPPPPRVAPPPPARVAPPVAAARPAPPPPMARPAPPPPVARPAPPPPPPRMAVAPPPRPAPPPPPRPAAPPPAAAKKCPPNQPRC, from the coding sequence ATGCGTGGGACGTTCAGAGTCTTCATCTGCCTTCTCCTGCCGATCGTCGTGCTTGCCGGCGGCGCGCCGGACGCAGCTCGCGCCCAGCAGCCGGAAAAGCGCATCGCGCTCGTGGTCGGCAACGGGGCCTATGCCAAGTCGCCGCTGGCGACCACCGCCAACGATGCCGGGCTGATCGCGCAGACGCTGCAAGCGGCCGGCTTCGATGTCGTCGGCGCGCGCGATCTCGACGGCGACACGCTGCGCAAGAGTTTTCGCGACTTCATCCAGAAGGCCCAGGCCTCCGGGCCGGGAACAGTTGCGATGATCTATCTTGCCGGCTACGGCGTGCAGCTTGCCGGCGAGAACTATTTCATCCCCGTCGATTCCAACATCACCCGCGACACCGACATTCCGACCGAGGCCTTGCGCATCGGCGACTATGTGCGACAGCTTGCGGCCATTCCACTCAAGGCCAACATCGTCGTGCTCGACGCGGCCCGCGCGCAGCCATTCATCGAGGGCGGCCAACCGATCGCAAGCGGTCTGGCGCTGGTCGAGCCGGAGCCGAACATGCTGATCGCCTTCAACGCGGCGCCCGGCACCGTGGCACCCGAGGAGCCGGGGCCGTACGGCATCTATGCGCAATCGCTGGCGGAGATGATCCGCACCGGCGGCCTGCCGCTGCCCGAGGTATTCGACCGCGTCCGCCTACGCGTCAACGAAGCCAGCAAGGGCGCGCAGGTGCCCTGGAACGAGCAGAAGATCTCCGCGCCATTCTCGTTCTTCGAGCGCGGGCCCGATGCGCCACCGCCGGCGGCTGCACCGGACCAGGTCGCTGCCATCCGCAACAAGCCGATCCGCGATCTCGGCGTGCAGGATGCCTATGCTGCCGCGCTCGAGCGTGACACACTGCCGGCCTATGAGGAATTCCTCGCGGCCTATCCGAATGATCCGCTCGCAAAGCGCGTGATGGCGATCGTGGCAGCGCGCCGCGAAGCCATCACCTGGCGGCGGACCTACCGGACCGATACGCCGGAGGCCTATTGGTCGTATCTGCGCCGCTATCCGCGCGGGCCGCACGCGGCGGATGCGCGCCGGCGCCTCGCGATCCTCACCGCGCCGGTCGAGCCGCCGCCGAGCTTTGCGATGATCGACTACGACGTGCCGCCGCCGCCGCCCGAGGAGGTGGTCTATGTCGACCGTCCGGTGCTGTATTTCAGCGATCCCGATTTCGGATTCGCGGCGCCACCGCCGCCACCGGTCTATTATCTGCCGCCGCCACCGCCGGATTTCGTCGTGCTGCCGCCGCCGCTGCCCGTGGTCGGCCTGTTCGTGCTGCCGCAGCCGGTGTTCGTGCCGATCCCGGTGTTCGTCAGGCCGCCGGTCTACGTCGCGCCGCCGCCGAACAACATCATCTACCAGAACATCCACAATACGACGGTGATCAACACCGTGATCAACCAACCGCCGGCACCTGCGCCGGGCGTCGGGCCGGGGGCCGGTCCAGCCGCTCTGGCTCCGGCGATCGCCGGCCGTGCCAACCCGGTAGCTCCGGCCGTGCCGCAGGCGGTCGCGCAGCGCGCCGCCCTGATCCAGCAGGGCAAGGCACCGATGCCTCCGAGCGCGACGATCCAGCCGACCGCAAGGACTGCAACGCCTCCGACGACGCCGACCGCCGTCGCGCCGACCGCAGCACCAACCATCGCGCCACAGACCAGGTTGCCACAGGCCAACACGCTGCCGGTCCCCGGTGCCCAGGGCGGGCCGCCAACGCCGGCCCCGGGGGCAGGGAACCTGCCGGGCGGCAGGCCCGCTCCGACAGCGACTGCTCCCACGAGCTCGCCGACCCATCCAGGAGCGCCGACCACCGCATCTCCCGCTGCGCCGCCGCCGGCTCGTCCCAATACGCCAACGGCTGCCGCGCCGGCGACCGTCGCGCCCAACGCGACAAACCCTGCTGCTGCGACCGGCCAGCCGTCGAAGCTCCCGGCGGCGCAGACACCGCCCGGGACCGCACCGGCAGACCGCGCCAAGTCTGCAGTCCGCGAGCCGGCTGGCGCGCCGCCGCCGGCAGTTGCCGGCAAGCCGGGCACAGTTCCCGGTGCCGTTCCTGGCGCTGCGGGAAGGCCCGTTCCACCGCCGCCATCGGCCGCGCGCGAGCCGATCAGGCCGCAGAATCAGCCGCCGGGTGCACCGGCGCAGGCCACCCGGCCGTCCGCGCCACCAGCGCGCCCCCAAGCGGTGGCGCGACCAACACCTCCGCCGCCGCCCGCGGCCATCGCGCGTCCGGCACCACCACCTCCGCCGCGTGTCGCACCGCCTCCGCCGGCACGGGTGGCTCCGCCCGTGGCGGCTGCGCGGCCGGCGCCTCCTCCGCCTATGGCGCGGCCCGCGCCGCCCCCGCCGGTCGCCCGGCCGGCACCACCGCCGCCTCCGCCGCGGATGGCCGTCGCGCCACCGCCGCGCCCGGCGCCACCACCTCCGCCGCGACCTGCGGCACCGCCTCCGGCGGCTGCGAAGAAGTGCCCGCCCAACCAGCCGAGATGCTAG
- the frr gene encoding ribosome recycling factor: MATGNFDLNEVKRRMQGAVQSLKHELGGLRTGGASASMLDPVQVDAYGSHMPLNQLATVSVPEPRLISVQVWDKSMVKAVEKAIVDSNLGLSPATEGQVLRLRIPELNEERRKELVKVAHKYAEAAKVAARHVRRDGLDVLKKLEKNHEMSEDDQKRHADEVQKATDGTIAEIDQLLAAKEKEILTV, encoded by the coding sequence ATGGCCACGGGTAATTTCGACCTCAACGAAGTGAAGCGCCGCATGCAGGGCGCCGTTCAGTCGCTCAAGCACGAGCTCGGCGGCCTGCGGACGGGGGGCGCCTCCGCCTCGATGCTCGATCCGGTGCAGGTCGATGCCTATGGCAGCCACATGCCGCTCAACCAGCTCGCCACCGTCAGCGTGCCGGAGCCGCGCCTGATCTCGGTGCAGGTCTGGGACAAGTCGATGGTCAAGGCGGTGGAAAAGGCCATCGTCGATTCCAATCTCGGCCTGTCTCCCGCGACCGAGGGCCAGGTGCTGCGTCTGCGCATCCCCGAGCTCAACGAGGAGCGGCGCAAGGAGCTGGTGAAGGTCGCGCACAAATACGCGGAAGCTGCCAAGGTCGCCGCGCGTCACGTCCGCCGCGACGGCCTCGACGTCCTCAAGAAGCTCGAGAAGAATCACGAGATGTCGGAGGACGATCAGAAGCGTCACGCCGACGAGGTGCAGAAGGCGACCGACGGCACCATCGCCGAGATCGACCAGCTGCTGGCCGCCAAGGAAAAAGAAATCCTGACCGTTTAA
- the dnaE gene encoding DNA polymerase III subunit alpha, which translates to MPSAGFVHLHVHSAYSLLKGSIKIGKLAELAKKDHQPALALTDTDNLFGALEFSDKMAGSGIQPIVGCELAIDFGDQDPNARNAMGPSRVVLLAAQEPGYRSLMRLNSRAFLESPDSHAPFIKFDWFEGETEGLIALTGGPDGPISLALAGGHAELAATRCERLAGLFGDRLYIELQRHNTEKERRVESGLIDLAYAKGLPLVATNEPYFASTDDYEAHDALLCIAGGRLIAETEREQLTPDHRFKTRAEMAVLFADIPEALASTVEIAERCSFRPMTRKPILPFFTVGAAQSSDAAAVEAAELKRQAEEGLARRLGVHGLSQGTTEETYAKRLAFELDVITRMKYAGYFLIVSDFIKWAKSQGIPVGPGRGSGAGSLVAWALTITDLDPIKFGLLFERFLNPERVSMPDFDIDFCQDRRGEVIQYVQQRYGRDQVAQIITFGTLQARGVLRDVGRVLQMPYGQVDKLTKLVPQNPAAPVTLAAAIESEPKLQAFRDEDPVVARAFDIAQRLEGLTRHASTHAAGIVIGDRPLSELVPLYRDPKSDMPVTQFNMKWVEPAGLVKFDFLGLKTLTVLDVAVKLLKPRNIHVDLATLPIDDAESYQMLARGEVVGVFQVESQGMRRALVDMRPDRFEDIIALVALYRPGPMANIPTYCARKHGDEEPEYLHPVLEPILKETFGVIIYQEQVMQIAQVMSGYSLGDADLLRRAMGKKIRAEMDKQRDIFVAGAVKNGVPKAQAETIFELLAKFADYGFNKSHAAAYALVSYHTAYMKAHYPVEFIAASMTLDLNNTDKLSEFRSEAQRLGIKVEPPNINRSGATFDVGEKTIYYALAALKGVGIQAIEQIIEERTKRGLFTSLADFAARVNPRAINKRIIESLAAAGAFDTLEPNRARVFAGADSILAACQRAHQAETIGQNDMFGMSADAPTIMLPQIEPWLPAEKLRREYDAVGFFLSGHPLDDYATVLKRLRVQSWAEFSRAVKTGATAGKVAATVVSRMERRTKTGNKMGIMGLSDPTGHFEAVLFSEGLAQYRDVLEPGAAVLLQLGAELQGEDVRARVLHAEPLDDAAAKTQKGLRIFLRDTKPLDSIAKRLAGPDMAASNGAAPKIGSPGIAPRSNGDGEVSLVMMLDLETEVEMKLPGRFKVSPQIAGAIKAVAGVVDVQQI; encoded by the coding sequence ATGCCGAGCGCCGGATTTGTTCACCTTCACGTTCACTCGGCCTATTCGCTGCTCAAGGGCTCGATCAAGATCGGCAAGCTCGCCGAGCTTGCCAAGAAGGACCACCAGCCGGCGCTGGCGCTGACCGACACCGACAATCTGTTCGGCGCGCTGGAGTTCTCCGACAAGATGGCGGGCTCCGGCATCCAGCCGATCGTCGGTTGCGAGCTGGCGATCGATTTCGGTGACCAGGATCCGAATGCGCGCAATGCGATGGGACCCTCGCGTGTGGTGCTGCTGGCGGCGCAGGAGCCCGGCTATCGCAGCCTGATGCGGCTGAACTCGCGCGCATTCCTGGAATCGCCGGACAGCCATGCTCCGTTCATCAAGTTCGACTGGTTCGAGGGCGAGACCGAGGGGCTGATCGCGCTGACGGGCGGACCGGACGGGCCGATCTCGCTGGCGCTGGCCGGGGGGCATGCCGAGCTCGCCGCGACGCGCTGCGAGCGTCTGGCGGGCCTGTTCGGCGATCGCCTCTACATCGAATTGCAGCGCCACAACACCGAAAAGGAGCGGCGCGTCGAAAGCGGCCTGATCGACCTCGCCTACGCCAAGGGACTGCCGCTGGTCGCGACCAACGAGCCGTATTTCGCCTCGACCGACGATTACGAGGCGCATGACGCGCTGCTCTGCATCGCCGGCGGCAGGCTGATCGCCGAGACCGAGCGCGAGCAGCTCACCCCCGATCATCGCTTCAAGACCCGCGCCGAGATGGCGGTGCTGTTCGCCGACATTCCGGAGGCGCTGGCCTCGACGGTCGAGATCGCCGAGCGCTGCTCGTTCCGCCCGATGACGCGCAAGCCGATCCTGCCGTTCTTCACCGTCGGCGCCGCGCAGAGCTCGGACGCCGCCGCAGTCGAGGCGGCGGAATTGAAGCGCCAGGCCGAGGAGGGGCTCGCCAGGCGCCTCGGCGTCCACGGCCTGTCGCAGGGCACGACGGAAGAGACCTACGCCAAGCGGCTCGCCTTCGAGCTCGATGTCATCACCCGCATGAAATACGCGGGCTACTTCCTGATCGTGTCCGACTTCATTAAATGGGCGAAGAGCCAGGGCATTCCGGTCGGGCCGGGCCGCGGCTCGGGCGCTGGCTCGCTGGTCGCCTGGGCGCTGACCATCACCGACCTCGATCCGATCAAGTTCGGCCTACTGTTCGAGCGCTTCCTCAATCCCGAGCGCGTCTCGATGCCGGACTTCGACATCGACTTCTGCCAGGACCGCCGCGGCGAGGTGATCCAATACGTGCAGCAGCGCTACGGCCGCGACCAGGTCGCGCAGATCATCACCTTCGGAACGCTGCAGGCGCGCGGCGTGCTGCGCGACGTCGGCCGCGTGCTGCAGATGCCCTATGGTCAGGTCGACAAGCTGACCAAGCTGGTGCCGCAGAATCCGGCGGCCCCGGTGACGCTGGCGGCCGCGATCGAGAGCGAGCCGAAGCTGCAGGCGTTCCGCGATGAAGATCCCGTGGTGGCGCGCGCCTTCGACATCGCCCAGCGCCTCGAAGGCCTGACCCGCCACGCCTCGACCCACGCGGCCGGCATCGTGATCGGCGATCGTCCCCTGAGCGAGCTCGTGCCGCTCTACCGCGATCCCAAATCCGACATGCCGGTGACCCAGTTCAACATGAAGTGGGTCGAGCCCGCCGGCCTCGTCAAGTTCGACTTCCTCGGCCTGAAGACGCTGACCGTGCTCGACGTCGCGGTGAAGCTGTTGAAGCCGCGCAACATCCATGTCGATCTCGCCACGCTGCCGATCGACGATGCCGAGAGCTACCAGATGCTGGCCCGCGGCGAGGTGGTCGGCGTGTTCCAGGTTGAAAGCCAGGGTATGCGGCGCGCGCTGGTCGACATGCGCCCGGACCGTTTCGAGGACATCATCGCGCTGGTGGCGCTGTATCGCCCGGGCCCGATGGCGAACATCCCGACCTATTGCGCGCGCAAGCACGGCGACGAGGAGCCCGAATATCTGCATCCCGTGCTGGAACCGATCCTCAAGGAGACCTTCGGCGTCATCATCTACCAGGAACAGGTGATGCAGATCGCGCAGGTGATGTCGGGCTATTCGCTCGGGGACGCCGACCTGCTCCGCCGCGCCATGGGCAAGAAGATCCGCGCCGAGATGGACAAGCAGCGCGACATCTTCGTCGCGGGTGCAGTGAAGAACGGCGTGCCCAAGGCACAGGCCGAGACCATCTTCGAGCTCTTGGCGAAATTCGCCGACTACGGCTTCAACAAGAGCCATGCGGCGGCCTATGCGCTGGTCTCCTACCACACCGCCTACATGAAGGCGCATTATCCGGTGGAGTTCATCGCGGCGTCGATGACGCTCGATCTCAACAACACCGACAAGCTGTCCGAATTCCGCTCCGAGGCGCAGCGCCTCGGCATCAAGGTCGAGCCGCCGAACATCAACCGGTCGGGCGCGACCTTCGACGTCGGCGAGAAGACGATCTACTATGCGCTCGCCGCGCTGAAGGGCGTCGGCATCCAGGCGATCGAGCAGATCATCGAGGAGCGCACGAAGCGGGGCTTGTTCACCTCGCTCGCCGACTTCGCCGCGCGGGTCAATCCGCGTGCGATCAACAAGCGCATCATCGAAAGTCTCGCCGCCGCCGGCGCCTTCGACACGCTCGAGCCGAACCGCGCCCGCGTCTTCGCCGGCGCGGATTCGATCCTGGCCGCCTGCCAGCGCGCGCATCAGGCCGAGACCATCGGCCAGAACGACATGTTCGGCATGTCGGCGGATGCGCCGACCATCATGCTGCCGCAGATCGAGCCGTGGCTGCCGGCCGAAAAGCTCCGCCGCGAATACGACGCCGTCGGCTTCTTCCTGTCGGGCCATCCGCTCGACGATTATGCCACCGTGCTGAAGCGGCTGCGGGTGCAGAGCTGGGCCGAATTCTCGCGCGCGGTGAAGACCGGCGCCACCGCCGGCAAGGTCGCAGCCACCGTGGTCTCGCGCATGGAGCGGCGCACCAAGACCGGCAACAAGATGGGCATCATGGGGCTCTCCGATCCCACCGGCCATTTCGAGGCGGTGCTGTTCTCCGAAGGGCTCGCGCAATATCGCGACGTGCTGGAGCCGGGCGCCGCCGTGCTGCTGCAGCTGGGCGCCGAGCTGCAGGGCGAGGACGTCCGCGCCCGCGTGCTGCATGCCGAGCCGCTCGACGATGCCGCCGCCAAGACGCAGAAGGGCCTGCGCATCTTCCTGCGCGACACCAAGCCGCTGGACTCGATCGCCAAACGTCTGGCCGGCCCCGACATGGCCGCATCGAATGGTGCCGCGCCGAAGATCGGCAGTCCGGGCATAGCGCCGCGCTCCAATGGCGACGGCGAGGTATCGCTGGTGATGATGCTCGACCTCGAGACCGAGGTCGAGATGAAGCTGCCCGGCCGCTTCAAGGTCTCGCCGCAGATCGCCGGCGCGATCAAGGCGGTCGCGGGCGTGGTGGACGTGCAGCAGATCTAG
- a CDS encoding isoprenyl transferase yields MSNAAAPATEGSDRSDAPAHVAIIMDGNGRWAAARGLPRAEGHRRGVEALRRVVRASHELGIRYLTIFSFSSENWSRPASEIGDLFGLLRRFIRNDLASLHRDGVKVRIIGEREGLESDICALLNEAEELTRDNTRLTLVVAFNYGSRQEIAKAAQKLAREVAEGKRDPDTIDAETLGAHLDAPDIPDPDLIIRTSGEQRLSNFLMWQGAYSELVFVPIHWPDFDKAALESAIAEFARRERRFGGLVAKTAS; encoded by the coding sequence ATGTCCAACGCCGCCGCGCCTGCAACGGAAGGATCCGATCGGTCCGACGCGCCTGCGCATGTCGCCATCATCATGGATGGCAACGGGCGTTGGGCCGCCGCGCGCGGTTTGCCGCGTGCGGAGGGGCATCGCCGCGGCGTCGAGGCGCTGCGCCGCGTCGTGCGTGCCTCGCACGAGCTCGGCATCCGCTATCTCACCATCTTCTCCTTCTCGTCGGAGAACTGGTCGCGTCCGGCGAGCGAGATCGGCGATCTCTTCGGCCTGCTGCGCCGCTTCATCCGCAACGATTTGGCGAGCCTGCACCGCGACGGCGTCAAGGTCCGCATCATTGGCGAGCGCGAGGGGCTCGAGAGCGACATCTGCGCGCTTTTGAACGAGGCGGAGGAGCTGACGCGCGACAACACGCGCCTCACGCTGGTCGTCGCCTTCAACTACGGCTCGCGGCAGGAGATCGCGAAGGCGGCGCAGAAGCTCGCCCGCGAAGTTGCGGAAGGCAAGCGCGACCCCGATACGATCGACGCCGAGACGCTCGGGGCGCATCTCGATGCGCCCGACATTCCCGATCCCGATCTCATCATCCGCACCAGCGGCGAGCAGCGGCTGTCCAATTTCCTGATGTGGCAGGGCGCTTATAGCGAACTCGTGTTCGTGCCGATCCACTGGCCCGATTTCGACAAGGCGGCGCTGGAAAGCGCGATCGCCGAATTCGCCAGGCGCGAGCGCCGTTTTGGCGGTCTGGTCGCGAAAACCGCCTCGTGA
- a CDS encoding carbonic anhydrase, whose translation MCDKCSENLHQPRAPSRRSMMLLAASALGAAAFGGAAVAKETKPPPKPQNVLSPDAALKRLMEGNSRYVSGVSRRHDFTHEREALVGGQNPYAAVLSCADSRIAPEYAFDSGRGDLFVCRVAGNFAGDETIASMEYTVAVLGTPLILVLGHDNCGAVDATIKSLKDDKPLPGHIPSLVSAIAPAVKTAAQQSGNALDNAIRQNVIDNVAKLKSAAPILNAAVEQGKLKVVGGIYRLSTGAVELLAQG comes from the coding sequence ATGTGTGACAAATGCTCCGAAAATCTGCATCAACCGCGTGCTCCCTCCCGCCGCTCGATGATGCTTCTCGCCGCCTCCGCACTCGGGGCCGCGGCGTTTGGCGGGGCCGCAGTGGCCAAGGAAACCAAGCCTCCGCCGAAACCTCAGAACGTGCTGTCGCCCGATGCGGCGCTCAAGCGGCTGATGGAGGGCAATTCGCGCTATGTATCGGGCGTGTCGCGCCGCCACGACTTCACCCATGAGCGCGAGGCTCTGGTCGGCGGCCAGAATCCCTACGCGGCCGTTCTGAGCTGCGCCGATTCACGGATCGCGCCCGAATATGCCTTCGACAGCGGACGCGGCGATCTGTTCGTGTGCCGCGTCGCCGGAAACTTTGCCGGCGACGAAACCATTGCGAGCATGGAGTACACCGTCGCGGTGCTCGGCACGCCGCTAATCCTGGTGCTCGGCCACGACAATTGCGGCGCGGTCGATGCGACGATCAAGTCGCTGAAGGACGACAAGCCGCTGCCGGGACACATCCCCTCGCTGGTCTCCGCGATTGCGCCGGCGGTGAAGACGGCGGCCCAGCAAAGCGGCAATGCGCTCGACAACGCCATACGTCAAAACGTGATCGATAACGTTGCCAAGCTGAAGTCGGCGGCGCCGATCCTCAACGCGGCGGTCGAGCAGGGCAAGCTCAAGGTGGTCGGCGGCATCTACCGGCTGAGCACGGGGGCCGTCGAGTTGCTGGCCCAGGGCTGA
- the tsf gene encoding translation elongation factor Ts: MATITAAMVKDLRESTGAGMMDCKAALTENDGNMEAAQDWLRKKGLSKAAKKSGRVAAEGLIGALTKGNKGVVVEVNSETDFVARNGQFQGLVKMIAQVAFDTGADVEKIKAAKVGDVTVEAAINDAIATIGENMTLRRAASLEVSQGVVAHYIHGAVVDGAGKMGVIVALESPGKADELATLGRQIAMHVAATNPLALDPSGLDPAVVKREKDVLADKYRQQGKPENVIEKIVESGLKTYYKEVCLLEQAFIHDTGKSVAQAVKEAEGKVGGAVKIAGFVRYALGEGIEKQESDFAAEVAAASGKK; this comes from the coding sequence ATGGCAACGATCACAGCTGCGATGGTCAAGGATCTGCGCGAGTCCACCGGCGCAGGCATGATGGACTGCAAGGCCGCGCTGACCGAGAACGACGGCAACATGGAAGCGGCGCAGGATTGGCTGCGCAAGAAGGGTCTGTCCAAGGCCGCCAAGAAGTCCGGCCGCGTCGCGGCGGAAGGTCTGATCGGCGCGCTCACCAAGGGCAACAAGGGCGTCGTGGTCGAGGTGAACTCCGAGACCGACTTCGTCGCACGCAACGGCCAGTTCCAGGGCCTGGTCAAGATGATCGCCCAGGTCGCGTTCGACACCGGCGCCGATGTCGAGAAGATCAAGGCCGCCAAGGTCGGTGACGTCACGGTCGAAGCCGCGATCAACGACGCGATCGCCACCATCGGCGAGAACATGACGTTGCGCCGTGCCGCTTCGCTCGAAGTGAGCCAGGGCGTCGTAGCGCACTACATCCACGGGGCCGTCGTCGACGGCGCCGGCAAGATGGGCGTGATCGTGGCGCTGGAATCGCCGGGCAAGGCCGACGAGCTCGCGACCCTCGGCCGCCAGATCGCGATGCATGTCGCGGCCACCAACCCGCTGGCGCTCGATCCGTCCGGCCTCGATCCGGCGGTCGTCAAGCGCGAGAAGGACGTGCTCGCCGACAAATATCGCCAGCAGGGCAAGCCCGAGAACGTGATCGAGAAGATCGTCGAGTCCGGCCTCAAGACCTATTACAAGGAAGTCTGCCTGCTCGAGCAGGCCTTCATCCATGACACCGGCAAGTCGGTGGCGCAGGCGGTGAAGGAGGCCGAGGGCAAGGTCGGCGGCGCTGTGAAGATCGCTGGCTTTGTGCGCTATGCTCTCGGTGAGGGAATCGAGAAGCAGGAAAGCGACTTCGCAGCCGAGGTCGCCGCGGCCAGCGGCAAGAAGTAA